From the Caballeronia sp. LZ062 genome, one window contains:
- a CDS encoding PAS domain-containing sensor histidine kinase, with protein MNENNTSISAGSVDPGYLFAQLTDAYLVFDADAVAVFANRTYLRLFDRSAEDTIGQAIHALPEFAALANEPHGSAWLSEILENLGIDRTCSTESFRFDLPPVEKDKPRRRFWKFKASRIPEQPADSGSNRTFLIIRVSDMTARAEREIATQREKARLRSQAQLRQIVADETAARLRAQQEQFAVALAFAKVGAWELDPISGEITCTDQCKINLGLTTDDTLSEERLFTELIAPEFRTEARSRMESALAERRHFETEYRVTSVHPVERWLLVRGQGQFEADGTLKAILGFTIDITARKRAELEQQRQTVVEREAREESDRYALAMDHFVSAVTHELRSPLSAITSWAALLARTRDVAFLDQAAGALQRNARQLSLMVDDLLDTGAIVSGKLSVNRVPVAFDVLVDEVVGDMRWEAERKGISIVSALEPCLLTGDEARLKQVVWNLLSNAIKFTQEGTITVALRKHGDHAVFTVQDTGCGIEASALPRVFDRFQQVRSDVAGRIGGLGLGLWLVRNLVNMHEGTVAVESEGPGRGSVFQVTLPLRLPDELANVA; from the coding sequence ATGAACGAAAACAACACTAGCATTTCTGCCGGCAGCGTTGATCCTGGCTATCTGTTTGCTCAATTGACCGACGCCTATCTTGTCTTCGACGCTGACGCTGTCGCTGTCTTCGCCAATCGGACATACCTTCGTCTGTTCGATCGCTCTGCGGAAGACACAATCGGTCAGGCAATCCACGCATTGCCTGAATTCGCGGCGCTTGCGAACGAGCCTCACGGAAGCGCCTGGCTAAGCGAGATCTTGGAAAATCTGGGCATTGATCGAACTTGCTCGACTGAGTCTTTTCGCTTCGATCTTCCGCCCGTCGAGAAAGACAAGCCGCGACGGCGCTTCTGGAAATTCAAAGCCAGTCGCATTCCTGAGCAGCCGGCCGATAGCGGATCGAATCGCACTTTCCTCATCATCCGCGTCAGCGATATGACCGCACGTGCCGAACGCGAGATAGCAACGCAACGGGAAAAGGCGAGGCTTCGCTCGCAAGCGCAGTTGCGTCAAATCGTGGCGGACGAAACGGCGGCCCGGTTGCGCGCCCAACAGGAACAGTTCGCGGTGGCGCTTGCATTCGCGAAAGTGGGCGCTTGGGAACTCGACCCGATATCCGGTGAGATTACATGCACCGACCAATGCAAGATCAACCTCGGCCTGACTACTGACGATACGCTTTCAGAAGAGCGGCTATTCACGGAGCTGATCGCGCCCGAGTTCAGAACGGAAGCACGGTCGCGCATGGAGAGCGCGCTTGCCGAGCGGCGACATTTCGAAACCGAATATCGCGTCACTTCCGTTCATCCTGTAGAGCGGTGGTTGCTTGTGCGTGGACAGGGACAGTTCGAGGCGGACGGCACGCTGAAGGCGATCCTTGGCTTCACGATCGACATTACCGCGCGCAAGCGAGCTGAACTCGAGCAGCAGCGCCAAACCGTCGTTGAACGCGAGGCGCGTGAAGAGAGCGACCGGTACGCACTGGCGATGGATCACTTCGTGAGCGCCGTGACGCACGAACTCCGGTCACCGCTTAGCGCGATCACATCGTGGGCGGCCCTTTTGGCCCGGACTCGCGATGTGGCGTTTCTGGACCAAGCCGCGGGCGCGCTTCAACGCAACGCCCGGCAACTTAGCTTGATGGTCGACGACCTGCTCGACACCGGCGCCATAGTATCCGGCAAGCTATCGGTCAATCGTGTTCCCGTCGCCTTCGACGTTTTGGTCGACGAGGTCGTAGGAGATATGAGGTGGGAGGCAGAGCGCAAGGGCATCAGTATTGTTAGCGCACTCGAACCATGCCTGTTGACAGGAGACGAGGCTCGCCTCAAGCAGGTCGTATGGAACCTGCTGTCAAACGCAATCAAATTCACGCAAGAAGGAACCATCACGGTCGCGCTCCGGAAGCACGGCGACCATGCCGTTTTCACGGTTCAGGACACGGGATGTGGCATCGAGGCGAGCGCGCTCCCCCGGGTCTTCGATCGTTTCCAGCAGGTTCGCAGCGACGTGGCGGGTCGCATCGGCGGACTGGGCCTCGGGCTTTGGCTCGTTAGAAACCTCGTGAACATGCATGAGGGAACGGTCGCCGTGGAAAGCGAAGGCCCGGGGCGCGGAAGCGTCTTCCAGGTGACGCTTCCGCTGCGCTTGCCCGACGAACTGGCGAACGTTGCGTAG
- a CDS encoding ATP-binding protein → MSDVVSNFTALPNEACASEPIHIPGGIQPHGVLLCLDAADQVVQVSDNAERWLGAPVQTVLGSSLAEVIGEDAAAMIRAARRQRSVEGAPSYAGAIDRIGNVSLTEGPLAVVVHEHKGVTIVELEPAGGTVDVFASMYPLVRGFVNDLQAQESIAELCQLACDEIQRITGFGRTLVYRFDEQGHGHVLAEALESGYQSYLGQRFPASDIPSQARDLYRLNRIRLIADANYVAARLVPERNPQSGQPTDLTYASLRSVSPVHVQYMKNMGTLASMSMSIVVNGALWGLISCHHATPRLPPFEVRTACEHIAQILSLQVVAREAQAESTYRLQLRHTLSRLLASMADRDSFVDALAEDASLLDFTASSGAAIVFEGQTRLIGITPSEDEVDRLVSWLDARPAEVFATDHLVADCDVLEPTPDYAGFLAVSISKVFRNYVIWFRKEVVRTIDWAGDPRAKLVVLPSAHSPRKSFESWTETVRDRTLPWRRAEIEIATEFRTAILGIVLRRAEELAQLALELGRANKELEGFSYTVSHDLRAPLRHISGFAELIADIGGEQLPPRIKEYVGRIKTAASFGGELVDDLLAFSQLGRASLRPQEVDVHSLVIALVGEQQANSGNAQIDWKIGTLPSVQADPVFFQLALRSLIENAVKFSAKQPAPTIEIGGEELHERGRSFVRYFVRDNGVGFDMRYVDKLFGIFQRLHNDKQFPGTGIGLATVQRIAERHGGDVRAEGAVGKGAEISIMIPVEFKPEAGAKSETAAAAFARLASTDGRAWVQGIPKDNRSVKG, encoded by the coding sequence ATGTCAGACGTTGTCTCAAACTTTACTGCGTTACCAAACGAGGCGTGCGCTTCTGAGCCTATTCACATTCCGGGCGGTATCCAGCCTCATGGGGTGTTGCTGTGTCTCGACGCGGCCGATCAGGTCGTGCAAGTCAGCGATAACGCCGAACGCTGGCTGGGCGCGCCCGTGCAGACGGTGCTCGGGAGTAGTCTCGCTGAGGTCATCGGCGAGGACGCTGCGGCGATGATCCGCGCGGCCCGGCGGCAACGGTCGGTCGAAGGTGCGCCATCCTACGCAGGCGCGATCGATCGCATCGGCAACGTCTCCTTGACCGAAGGTCCGCTTGCGGTCGTTGTCCATGAGCACAAGGGCGTGACCATCGTTGAGCTTGAACCTGCGGGCGGTACCGTCGATGTTTTCGCCTCGATGTACCCGCTCGTGCGAGGCTTCGTCAACGACCTTCAAGCGCAGGAGTCGATTGCCGAGTTATGCCAGTTGGCGTGCGACGAGATTCAGCGCATTACCGGTTTCGGCCGGACACTGGTGTATCGGTTCGACGAGCAAGGTCACGGTCACGTTCTCGCCGAAGCACTCGAATCGGGGTATCAGTCGTATCTCGGACAGCGCTTTCCGGCGTCCGATATTCCGTCGCAAGCACGCGACCTGTATCGACTGAATCGAATACGCCTGATTGCCGACGCGAATTACGTAGCGGCTCGCCTCGTCCCGGAACGCAATCCGCAAAGTGGGCAGCCGACAGACTTGACGTACGCGTCGCTGCGAAGCGTCTCGCCCGTGCACGTTCAATACATGAAGAACATGGGCACTTTGGCGTCCATGTCGATGTCCATTGTGGTGAACGGAGCGCTTTGGGGCTTGATTTCATGTCATCACGCGACGCCGAGGCTTCCGCCCTTCGAGGTTCGAACGGCTTGCGAGCACATTGCGCAGATTCTCTCGCTGCAAGTGGTCGCGCGCGAAGCGCAAGCGGAGTCGACCTATCGACTTCAGTTGCGTCACACGTTGAGCCGTCTTCTGGCTTCGATGGCTGATCGCGACAGCTTCGTGGACGCACTCGCTGAAGATGCCTCTTTGCTTGATTTCACTGCGTCTTCGGGCGCCGCGATCGTATTCGAAGGTCAGACGCGATTGATCGGCATCACGCCATCCGAAGATGAAGTCGATCGCCTAGTGAGTTGGCTCGACGCTCGCCCGGCTGAAGTCTTTGCAACAGATCATCTGGTGGCTGATTGCGATGTGTTAGAGCCGACCCCTGACTATGCGGGCTTCCTGGCGGTATCGATCTCCAAGGTGTTTCGCAACTATGTGATCTGGTTCCGCAAGGAGGTCGTCCGCACGATCGACTGGGCTGGGGATCCTCGCGCCAAACTGGTCGTGCTTCCTAGCGCTCATTCGCCGCGCAAGAGTTTCGAAAGCTGGACGGAGACGGTCCGGGATCGCACGTTGCCGTGGCGGCGAGCGGAGATTGAGATCGCCACTGAATTTCGCACCGCGATATTGGGGATCGTCTTGCGGCGAGCCGAAGAACTCGCTCAACTGGCGCTCGAACTGGGGCGCGCCAACAAGGAATTGGAGGGCTTCTCCTATACGGTGTCGCACGACCTGCGCGCCCCCTTGCGCCATATTTCGGGCTTTGCCGAGTTGATTGCGGACATCGGCGGGGAGCAGCTTCCGCCGCGAATCAAGGAGTACGTGGGGCGAATAAAGACGGCCGCGAGCTTCGGCGGCGAACTGGTGGATGATCTTCTGGCTTTTTCCCAGTTGGGACGCGCGTCGCTGAGACCTCAGGAAGTCGACGTTCATTCTTTGGTCATCGCGCTGGTGGGCGAGCAACAAGCCAATTCAGGCAACGCTCAGATCGACTGGAAAATCGGCACTCTGCCCTCGGTGCAAGCCGACCCGGTATTTTTCCAATTGGCGCTTCGCAGCCTGATTGAGAATGCAGTGAAATTCAGCGCGAAGCAGCCGGCTCCGACCATCGAGATCGGTGGGGAAGAGCTTCACGAGAGAGGCCGGTCATTCGTCCGGTACTTTGTGCGGGACAATGGTGTGGGCTTCGACATGCGCTACGTCGACAAGCTCTTTGGCATCTTCCAGCGGCTGCACAACGACAAACAGTTTCCCGGGACGGGCATTGGTTTGGCGACTGTGCAGCGTATCGCAGAGCGCCATGGCGGAGACGTCCGCGCTGAAGGTGCAGTAGGCAAGGGCGCTGAGATCTCGATCATGATTCCAGTCGAATTCAAGCCCGAGGCGGGCGCAAAATCGGAGACAGCCGCAGCAGCATTCGCGCGTCTCGCATCAACCGACGGCCGCGCTTGGGTTCAGGGCATACCGAAAGACAATCGCAGCGTGAAGGGCTAA
- a CDS encoding phosphate ABC transporter substrate-binding protein, which yields MPLLTHVKCTAMALLLGLSASAAMADVVVVVSAKNAVASLTENQVADIFLGRTGYFPSGEEAVPLDQPEDSVLRADFYRDCTGKSASQLRAYWSKLIFTGRAQPPHELADAAAIKRYLQSRPQAIAYIDKKDVDASVKVVLAPRP from the coding sequence ATGCCGCTGCTCACACACGTCAAGTGCACCGCGATGGCCCTCTTGCTTGGTTTGTCCGCGTCGGCGGCCATGGCCGATGTGGTCGTCGTCGTATCGGCAAAGAATGCCGTGGCGTCGCTCACCGAGAACCAGGTCGCCGATATCTTCCTCGGGCGCACCGGCTACTTCCCATCGGGCGAGGAAGCCGTCCCGCTCGACCAGCCCGAAGATTCGGTGTTGCGCGCGGATTTCTATCGCGACTGCACCGGCAAGTCGGCATCGCAGTTGCGCGCTTACTGGTCGAAGCTGATCTTCACCGGCCGCGCGCAACCACCGCATGAACTCGCCGATGCCGCCGCGATCAAGCGCTACCTTCAATCCCGACCGCAAGCCATTGCTTACATCGACAAGAAAGATGTCGATGCGAGCGTGAAAGTGGTGCTGGCTCCGCGTCCCTGA
- a CDS encoding SDR family oxidoreductase, which translates to MNANTKAQDAQAEAVAHRALAGKTALIFGGTSGIGLDAAIQAKRAGADVIVVGRSADTAQRVAAEHGFAGWRAADVTDANALQEAVRDIPKVDHLVLLAGTFVAGTVREADVAHLRNAFEERIWAAVHVIRALGDRLSADGSITFISGSLADRPNACGTAVLAAASAAMEALARGLALELAPVRVNTLSPGPIDTPILRKALGDARDAVVANIEKTLPLHRLGTASEAGAGVVFLMTNGFMNAATLNVDGGARLV; encoded by the coding sequence ATGAACGCGAATACGAAAGCGCAAGACGCACAGGCCGAAGCAGTCGCTCACCGCGCGCTGGCAGGCAAGACGGCACTGATCTTTGGCGGAACATCGGGCATCGGGCTCGACGCGGCGATCCAGGCCAAGCGGGCGGGCGCGGACGTCATCGTCGTCGGGCGATCTGCCGACACGGCGCAACGCGTCGCCGCAGAACATGGCTTCGCCGGATGGCGCGCGGCGGACGTGACCGACGCGAACGCTCTGCAGGAGGCCGTTCGCGACATTCCCAAGGTCGATCATCTGGTGCTGCTGGCGGGCACCTTTGTGGCAGGGACGGTGCGCGAGGCCGACGTAGCGCATCTGCGAAACGCATTCGAGGAACGCATCTGGGCGGCCGTGCACGTCATTCGCGCCCTCGGAGACCGGTTGAGCGCAGATGGCTCGATCACGTTCATCTCGGGCAGTCTCGCCGACCGGCCGAACGCCTGCGGCACCGCAGTGCTCGCCGCCGCATCCGCCGCGATGGAAGCGCTCGCGCGCGGCCTCGCACTCGAACTGGCGCCGGTGCGAGTCAACACGCTGTCGCCCGGTCCGATCGACACGCCGATTCTGCGTAAAGCGCTCGGTGACGCGCGCGATGCGGTCGTGGCGAACATAGAGAAGACGTTGCCGCTGCATCGTCTCGGCACCGCGAGCGAAGCCGGAGCGGGCGTGGTGTTCCTGATGACCAATGGCTTCATGAACGCAGCGACGCTGAACGTCGATGGCGGCGCGCGCCTCGTCTAG
- a CDS encoding response regulator, translating to MAQLRPILLVEDNDNDIELTLVALEKAKVANPVDVVRDGVEALEYLRREGQWNSRKDEHPVVILLDKKLPRLDGHDVLKRIKSDDELRHIPVVMLTSSREETDLTRSYDLGVNAYVVKPVKFNDFMDAIRDVGGFWAVLNEGRPRGASTVK from the coding sequence ATGGCGCAACTGCGACCGATTCTCCTCGTTGAAGATAACGACAACGATATCGAACTCACCCTCGTGGCGCTGGAAAAAGCCAAAGTGGCCAATCCGGTCGATGTGGTGAGAGATGGTGTCGAGGCGCTGGAATACCTTCGTCGCGAAGGTCAGTGGAACTCGCGCAAAGACGAGCATCCCGTCGTCATTTTGCTGGACAAGAAGCTCCCGCGACTTGATGGCCACGATGTCTTGAAGCGCATCAAGAGCGACGATGAACTTCGCCACATTCCGGTCGTCATGTTGACTTCATCGCGCGAGGAAACGGATCTCACAAGAAGCTACGATCTGGGCGTCAACGCGTATGTGGTGAAACCGGTGAAGTTCAACGACTTCATGGATGCAATCCGCGATGTCGGCGGCTTTTGGGCTGTGCTCAACGAAGGACGGCCGCGAGGAGCGTCGACGGTTAAATGA
- a CDS encoding LysR family transcriptional regulator: MEQIAIERLTGLIAFARAASLGSYTAAARSLSVSPSAISKSIQRLEQHFGLRLFSRTTRSLTLTPEGRDLLERTQRLLREAEGIEQGVAAARAEPAGTLKVTAPLPVGVNILAPALPAFRRQHPRVTVDVRLSDRYVDLVEEGVDVAIRVGDPGDTRLIARRLAPHRICAFASPGYVQERGVPQHPNDLLQHECVNFRYQSTGQEAAWPFSVGGKLVEFTPASALIIDVSDAIAATLAAGAGIGISTTYIAAPYVRRRELVPVLHEFAYDRFHLHAVWPESRRSNPAVKAFVGFLQDICPSPAPWDVLVRDHAS; encoded by the coding sequence ATGGAACAAATCGCCATCGAAAGACTGACAGGGCTGATTGCTTTCGCGCGGGCCGCGTCGCTGGGCAGTTACACGGCCGCCGCGCGTTCGCTGTCCGTTTCGCCATCGGCGATCAGCAAGAGCATCCAGCGTCTGGAGCAGCATTTCGGCCTCAGGCTGTTCAGCCGGACCACGCGTTCGCTCACGCTGACGCCGGAGGGGCGAGATCTTCTGGAGCGCACGCAACGCTTGTTGCGCGAGGCGGAAGGCATCGAACAAGGCGTCGCGGCTGCGCGCGCGGAGCCAGCGGGAACGCTCAAGGTGACGGCGCCGTTGCCCGTCGGCGTGAATATTCTCGCGCCGGCGTTGCCCGCGTTTCGCCGACAGCATCCGAGAGTGACCGTCGATGTGCGCCTGAGCGACCGCTACGTCGATCTGGTCGAGGAGGGCGTGGATGTTGCCATTCGAGTCGGCGATCCCGGCGACACGCGGTTGATCGCGCGTCGTCTTGCACCGCATCGGATCTGCGCGTTCGCGTCGCCCGGCTATGTGCAAGAGCGAGGCGTGCCGCAGCACCCGAACGATCTCTTGCAGCACGAGTGCGTGAACTTCAGATATCAGTCGACGGGGCAGGAGGCCGCGTGGCCATTCAGCGTGGGAGGCAAGCTCGTCGAGTTCACGCCTGCGTCGGCTTTGATCATCGACGTCAGCGATGCGATTGCCGCGACGTTGGCTGCCGGCGCCGGCATCGGAATTTCCACGACGTATATCGCGGCGCCTTACGTTCGACGGCGGGAGCTCGTACCGGTGCTGCATGAGTTCGCCTACGACCGATTTCATCTACATGCCGTGTGGCCCGAGAGCCGCCGCAGCAATCCGGCGGTAAAAGCGTTCGTCGGCTTCTTGCAGGACATCTGTCCGTCTCCCGCGCCTTGGGACGTTCTGGTCCGGGATCATGCTTCCTAA
- a CDS encoding GntR family transcriptional regulator — translation MGDNLVETDSRLRYRVIYDRLRAAIALGRVKPGLVLLEGPVARIFGTSRVPVRKAFEMLHAGGLLHTFEGRGYLVAGADGSVPEPMREPLSGDALGFDNLPEPLDIPSNSERIYDSMEAAISLGIVFGHFRIDESDAAATFGVSRGTVREALNRLRDRGLVEKSAYSHWLCGPLTARAVREDYELRVLLEPAALRMSAPLLPTEEIQAALADIERAIGDPDSIDAAVLYELEKTLHDKFLSHAPNRKLLAAVSHAHMPLIVNHAFYDAFRLHPEMGTLMEHRAVLEHLVAGDVRAASRALEDHLRRGEKRTRQRLKVLAVLPEPNLPGYLQRMA, via the coding sequence GTGGGCGACAACCTCGTCGAAACCGATAGCCGGCTCCGGTATCGCGTGATCTACGATCGTCTGAGAGCCGCCATCGCACTCGGCCGCGTGAAACCGGGCCTCGTGCTGCTGGAAGGGCCCGTCGCCCGCATCTTCGGCACGAGCCGCGTGCCGGTGCGCAAGGCCTTCGAGATGCTTCACGCAGGCGGCCTGCTGCATACGTTCGAGGGGCGCGGGTATCTGGTCGCAGGCGCGGACGGCAGCGTGCCCGAGCCGATGCGCGAGCCGCTTTCGGGAGACGCTCTCGGATTCGACAACTTGCCCGAGCCGCTCGACATTCCATCGAACAGCGAGCGCATCTACGATTCGATGGAAGCGGCGATTTCGCTCGGCATCGTCTTCGGGCACTTTCGCATCGATGAAAGCGATGCCGCCGCGACCTTCGGCGTCAGCCGCGGGACGGTGCGCGAAGCGTTGAACCGGCTGCGCGACCGGGGGCTGGTTGAGAAGTCGGCGTACTCCCACTGGCTCTGCGGGCCGCTGACCGCGCGGGCGGTGCGCGAGGACTACGAGTTGCGCGTCTTGCTCGAGCCGGCCGCGCTGCGCATGAGCGCGCCGCTGCTGCCGACGGAGGAAATACAAGCGGCGCTTGCCGATATCGAACGCGCCATCGGAGATCCCGATTCGATCGATGCAGCGGTCCTCTACGAACTCGAAAAGACGCTGCACGACAAGTTCCTGTCTCACGCGCCGAACCGGAAGCTGCTGGCGGCCGTGAGCCACGCGCACATGCCGCTCATCGTGAATCACGCCTTCTACGATGCCTTCCGGCTGCACCCCGAGATGGGCACGTTGATGGAACATCGCGCCGTCCTGGAACATCTCGTGGCCGGGGACGTGCGCGCGGCTTCGCGGGCGCTGGAAGACCATCTGCGCCGGGGCGAGAAACGCACGCGTCAGCGGTTGAAGGTGCTGGCCGTACTGCCGGAACCTAACCTTCCCGGCTATTTGCAGCGCATGGCGTAA
- a CDS encoding GAF domain-containing protein produces the protein MTTQIPSDNATLPENVANCDQEPIHALGHIQPHGALLCFANDGKLVALSENAPSLLGPLPAVGRSLNASHLDECARKAIRNALEHPPPAAESSEWLSPGGDCFDLVIHCSGGVLVVEFERVPPNTPHASQFALYCQRAIQRLQAKQHDDVADLLQETAQAIRAMTGFDRVMGYRFMDDGSGEVIAEAKRDDLTPYLHQRYPASDIPAQARRLYTLNPIRQIASVTAKPVPIVPAVNPDTNAPFDLSHSVLRSVSTIHIEYLRNMGVCASMSVSIIVDGKLWGLFACHHMQPYRASHAVRLSCTVLTQVVSILVSQTQARLRLSQDHQTQEFGQRVAFDLTRADDLIAGLSAAAPAIVALVDCDDAFAVVDQEVVPLKGTEVAHRESIVSLVTRVVDARQDMLATASWTRDLSDLEPIRTEGGAAAGCLVIHVGGDVPVAIVWVRNELVETINWAGPTEKVVAQGPNGPRLTPRGSFEVWKQVVTGSCRPWNESNLRAARELRAILQDVALQRMREAERAKTTLLATLGHDLRNPLQAINMAMLLMGRGLASSVDTARRVEGSTQRMQSLINYILDVSRIRSGLGLGLKREFVSLRQVIESTVEQNQLAHPGVTISTRLTDDIGDAFIDPDRFSQALTNLISNARQHGDISQPIEVTTSVDGTTHVVEVSNCLRERPGVSFERLLDPFKSGSIDKSNNRGGLGLGLYIANAIVKGHDAALDGRFDETRARVFIRLDPDSRARTH, from the coding sequence ATGACTACACAAATCCCGTCGGACAACGCGACGCTTCCAGAGAACGTTGCGAACTGCGATCAAGAACCTATACACGCCCTAGGACACATTCAGCCGCACGGCGCCCTTCTATGTTTCGCCAACGACGGGAAGCTTGTCGCCCTGAGTGAGAACGCACCGTCACTTCTCGGTCCGCTTCCAGCTGTCGGACGCTCTCTGAACGCATCTCATCTGGACGAATGCGCGAGGAAAGCCATTCGAAATGCACTCGAGCACCCGCCTCCTGCGGCAGAGAGTTCAGAATGGCTTTCTCCGGGCGGCGATTGCTTCGACCTTGTCATTCACTGCTCCGGCGGCGTTCTGGTAGTCGAGTTCGAGCGGGTGCCGCCGAATACCCCGCACGCCTCGCAGTTCGCGCTCTATTGTCAAAGAGCGATCCAGCGCCTGCAGGCAAAGCAGCACGACGATGTCGCCGACCTGCTGCAAGAGACTGCGCAGGCAATCCGAGCCATGACCGGCTTCGACCGCGTCATGGGCTACCGCTTCATGGATGACGGAAGCGGCGAAGTGATTGCGGAGGCCAAGCGCGACGACCTGACGCCTTACTTGCATCAACGCTATCCGGCGAGCGACATTCCGGCACAAGCTCGTCGTCTCTACACGCTCAATCCGATCCGCCAGATCGCTTCCGTCACGGCAAAGCCCGTCCCTATCGTTCCCGCTGTCAATCCCGACACCAACGCACCGTTCGACTTGAGCCATTCCGTGCTCAGAAGCGTGTCGACGATTCATATCGAGTACCTGCGCAACATGGGCGTATGCGCGTCCATGAGCGTCTCCATCATTGTCGACGGCAAGCTTTGGGGACTGTTTGCTTGTCACCATATGCAACCGTATCGAGCATCGCACGCAGTGCGGCTCTCGTGCACGGTCCTGACGCAGGTCGTGTCGATCCTTGTCTCGCAGACGCAAGCGCGCTTGCGCCTTTCGCAAGATCATCAGACGCAGGAGTTCGGGCAGCGTGTCGCCTTCGATCTCACGCGAGCCGACGATCTCATCGCGGGTCTGAGCGCGGCTGCGCCGGCGATTGTCGCGCTCGTGGATTGTGACGACGCCTTTGCCGTAGTCGATCAAGAGGTGGTGCCTCTCAAAGGGACGGAAGTAGCGCATCGCGAGTCGATCGTCTCGCTCGTGACGCGCGTCGTCGACGCTCGACAGGACATGCTCGCAACAGCGTCGTGGACGCGCGATCTGAGCGACCTGGAACCCATTCGCACCGAGGGCGGGGCAGCCGCCGGATGCCTCGTCATTCACGTCGGAGGCGACGTGCCCGTTGCGATCGTTTGGGTTCGCAACGAACTCGTCGAGACCATCAACTGGGCCGGCCCCACCGAGAAGGTCGTAGCGCAGGGCCCTAACGGGCCGAGGCTGACGCCTCGCGGTTCCTTCGAAGTGTGGAAGCAGGTCGTCACAGGCTCCTGCCGTCCCTGGAATGAATCGAATCTTCGTGCTGCGCGTGAATTGCGGGCGATCCTTCAGGACGTCGCACTGCAGCGTATGCGGGAAGCCGAACGTGCCAAGACCACGTTGCTCGCCACGCTCGGCCACGATTTGCGCAATCCCCTGCAAGCAATCAACATGGCCATGTTGCTGATGGGCCGTGGCCTGGCGTCATCAGTCGATACGGCTCGGCGTGTCGAAGGCTCGACACAACGGATGCAATCGCTCATCAACTACATCTTGGATGTGAGCCGCATCCGCTCGGGCCTCGGACTGGGCCTTAAACGAGAGTTCGTCTCCTTGCGACAAGTGATCGAGAGCACCGTAGAGCAGAATCAACTGGCTCATCCGGGCGTGACGATATCGACTCGCCTGACCGACGATATCGGCGATGCATTTATCGATCCGGACAGGTTCAGCCAGGCCCTGACCAACTTGATCAGCAATGCGCGCCAGCACGGGGACATCTCACAGCCGATCGAAGTGACCACGTCGGTGGACGGGACCACTCACGTCGTTGAGGTGAGCAATTGTCTCCGCGAGCGCCCAGGCGTCTCATTCGAAAGGCTGCTCGATCCTTTCAAGAGCGGGTCCATCGATAAATCCAACAATCGGGGCGGGCTGGGCCTTGGTCTTTATATCGCCAATGCAATCGTCAAAGGGCATGACGCTGCATTAGACGGGCGATTCGACGAGACCCGCGCGCGAGTGTTCATTCGGCTCGACCCGGATTCGAGAGCCAGAACGCATTGA